From [Chlorobium] sp. 445, the proteins below share one genomic window:
- a CDS encoding adenylate kinase → MKLILFGTPGVGKGTQAKILAEKYHVVHLSTGDMLRAAIAAQTPLGLQAKTFMDKGELVPDDVIIAMIEETLKAPESKNGYLLDGFPRTVPQAEALDKILERTSQKLDHVINLSVAEDEVVRRLSGRITCANCGAIYNKFYQPPKVEGVCDKCGSTDLRQRDDDKEETVRRRLKEYYAKTEPVLSYYRAKNLVADIDASKSIEEVTQAIEAIALNAS, encoded by the coding sequence ATGAAGTTAATTTTATTTGGAACTCCGGGCGTCGGGAAAGGTACTCAAGCTAAAATTCTCGCAGAGAAATATCATGTTGTACATCTCTCGACTGGTGACATGCTGCGTGCAGCCATTGCGGCACAAACACCGCTGGGGCTTCAAGCTAAAACTTTTATGGACAAAGGTGAGCTCGTGCCCGATGACGTCATTATCGCAATGATTGAAGAGACCCTCAAAGCACCTGAATCAAAAAACGGATACTTGCTCGATGGCTTTCCGCGCACTGTGCCGCAAGCAGAAGCACTCGATAAAATTTTGGAGCGCACCTCACAGAAGCTCGACCATGTAATTAACCTTAGCGTTGCCGAAGATGAGGTGGTGCGTCGCTTATCAGGTCGGATTACTTGCGCAAACTGCGGCGCGATTTACAACAAGTTCTATCAGCCACCGAAAGTAGAAGGAGTCTGCGACAAATGCGGCAGCACAGATTTGCGCCAGCGCGATGATGATAAGGAAGAGACAGTGCGGCGTCGACTCAAAGAGTATTATGCTAAAACAGAACCTGTGCTATCCTACTACCGTGCAAAAAATCTTGTAGCTGATATCGATGCCAGTAAAAGCATTGAAGAAGTAACCCAAGCCATTGAAGCTATCGCACTCAACGCCAGTTAG
- a CDS encoding ferredoxin, whose amino-acid sequence MVQSTLPKSKAEAQKTPRYKVTLHFYNSPGEERVIEVDEGTTILEACMENAIQLQHNCGGVCACSTCHVIIEKGMEHLPEMTDEEEEQLDEAVGLTLKSRLGCQCRIYGDITVFIPDQSIYLGH is encoded by the coding sequence ATGGTACAATCAACCTTACCTAAAAGTAAAGCCGAAGCGCAAAAGACACCACGCTACAAAGTAACCCTGCATTTCTACAACAGCCCTGGCGAAGAACGTGTCATTGAAGTCGACGAGGGTACGACAATTCTTGAAGCCTGCATGGAAAACGCAATTCAATTACAACATAATTGTGGAGGCGTATGTGCTTGCTCGACTTGCCATGTCATTATTGAAAAAGGCATGGAACACTTGCCTGAGATGACAGATGAAGAAGAAGAACAACTCGATGAAGCTGTTGGACTGACACTGAAATCACGTCTGGGCTGTCAGTGCCGCATCTACGGCGACATCACGGTATTCATTCCAGACCAATCTATCTACTTAGGGCACTAA